One window of the Acidimicrobiia bacterium genome contains the following:
- a CDS encoding citrate synthase, translating to MSDAKARLQIGDASLELDTFEVSAGQPGIDIRRLRAEIGHVTFDPGFANTANARSAITYINGAAGELRHRGYAIEDLARNCSFLEVAYLLMYGELPNKAALDTWEHDISTHTLLNEEMRSFFDAFPRRAHPMAVLSSATNAISTFYDIYRRPTRKREVDSGARTLIAKLPTVAAWAYKKSIGEPYIYPDNTLGYVENFLHMMFARPVEETPIDPAVVKALNVLLILHADHGQNCSTATVRSVGSSRANMFTSVAAGMGALWGPLHGGANQSVIEMLQEIHDDPKATIASTLERAKDKNDDFRLMGFGHRVYSNYDPRARVLRSYAEDVLDRMETSDPLLEIARELEAAALEDDYFASRKLYPNVDFYSGIIFRALGFPSRMFTVLFAIGRLPGWIANWMEMNSDPDTRIMRPRQLYIGETAREFAPIADRS from the coding sequence ATGAGCGACGCAAAGGCCAGGCTTCAGATCGGAGATGCCAGTCTCGAACTCGACACCTTCGAGGTGTCGGCTGGCCAGCCCGGAATCGACATCAGGCGGCTTCGCGCTGAGATCGGTCATGTCACCTTCGATCCCGGATTCGCGAACACGGCGAACGCCCGTTCTGCGATCACCTACATCAACGGCGCGGCTGGCGAGCTGCGCCATCGCGGCTATGCGATCGAGGACCTCGCTCGCAACTGCAGCTTCCTCGAGGTCGCGTACCTGCTGATGTATGGCGAGCTCCCAAACAAAGCCGCACTCGACACCTGGGAGCACGATATTTCGACACACACGCTTCTCAACGAGGAGATGCGCTCCTTCTTCGACGCGTTTCCCCGTCGTGCACACCCCATGGCGGTGCTGTCGTCTGCGACCAATGCCATCTCGACCTTTTACGACATCTATCGGCGCCCCACCCGGAAACGCGAGGTGGATTCGGGGGCGAGAACGCTGATCGCCAAGCTTCCGACGGTTGCCGCGTGGGCCTATAAGAAATCGATTGGCGAGCCGTATATCTATCCGGACAACACCCTCGGTTATGTCGAGAATTTCCTCCACATGATGTTCGCTCGCCCGGTTGAGGAGACCCCGATCGATCCTGCCGTCGTCAAGGCCCTCAATGTGCTGCTGATCCTCCATGCGGACCACGGCCAGAACTGCTCAACGGCGACCGTACGGTCCGTCGGTTCGTCGCGCGCCAACATGTTCACGAGCGTTGCGGCAGGTATGGGTGCGCTGTGGGGTCCGCTCCACGGTGGTGCGAACCAGTCCGTCATCGAAATGCTCCAGGAGATCCATGACGATCCGAAGGCAACAATCGCCTCGACTCTCGAGCGAGCAAAGGACAAGAACGACGACTTCCGGCTGATGGGCTTCGGCCACCGCGTCTACAGCAACTACGACCCGCGGGCTCGGGTGTTGCGATCGTACGCAGAGGATGTCCTCGACCGGATGGAAACGAGCGATCCGCTCCTCGAGATCGCCCGTGAGCTTGAGGCCGCGGCACTCGAGGACGACTACTTCGCCTCACGCAAGCTGTATCCGAATGTGGACTTCTACTCCGGGATCATCTTCCGCGCACTCGGATTCCCCTCAAGGATGTTCACGGTGCTGTTCGCAATCGGGCGTTTGCCGGGCTGGATCGCGAACTGGATGGAGATGAACAGCGACCCCGACACGAGAATCATGCGTCCGCGCCAGCTCTACATCGGCGAGACCGCGCGGGAATTCGCCCCGATCGCCGATCGGTCCTAG